Proteins from a single region of Gossypium arboreum isolate Shixiya-1 chromosome 1, ASM2569848v2, whole genome shotgun sequence:
- the LOC108470902 gene encoding uncharacterized protein LOC108470902, which produces MGGWWRFGKWTVLIMFLHIISILIFTKGFLLTRTELPHSSHCSDLSQSPCHSSPSSSSCWTKPAVDRLIIIVLDALRFDFVAPSSFFEEKQPWMDKLEVLQRMASENPSSAKIFKAIADPPTTSLQRLKGLTTGALPTFIDVGNSFGAPAIVEDNFINQLIQNGKRVVMMGDDTWTQLFPNHFNKSYPYPSFNVKDLNTVDNGCIEHLLPSLYQQDWDVLIAHFLGVDHAGHIHGVDSTPMIEKLEQYNAVLEKVIKELQNQSGPGKLHENSLLLVMGDHGQTLNGDHGGGSPEEVETSIFAMSFKDLPSLPSEFDSSSCEPSKNICISSIPQLDFAVTVSSLLGVPFPFGSIGRVNPELYALAVCTWNLDDDKTWNNQGQTKLEEWLQNYANVLCINSWQVKRYIDVYSASSVIGFSSEDLFHISDLYSKADENWSYTKNLSSYKNGSSNTSLPVLKRQIVAYSNFLSYVAELARSKWTEFNLKMMGTGIGIMLLSLYCHTLAIKKLNKSYGVSLLSSRDSGISFGLMLTFFMVLIRAGSLLSNSYILKEGKAANFLLATTGIMTLRYSFMKNKMLIEAAIFLLLTFIFRIAIEVGLYKQAATSQFMSSSSSWMLGISISPSLWTYMAEIVPILALIILGYFLYKSISSCCWGIPKYVIMGTILSYFLIALHWISESNILDLAHFLKGFGKNSIPRTVYAITLVQLSLLAIVPIFSKEETSNCRGSLFVKMMSILSACSSTIIILQGKQGALVALGSLLAGYCMMRLQGIEKHTVSGTAGISILGPLPVLQWSLLAVCLLFASGHWCAFDGLRYGAAFVGFDEFILIPQAILLTIDTFGFSHILSVFGLPLFVAFPSPFNQTEHKSLFPIKLFWIFMVYGLISAITATATILCVTIQRRHLMVWGLFAPKFVFDVVGLILTDLLILVASIYYFDGVEDRIGNAKLRRLW; this is translated from the exons ATGGGGGGATGGTGGAGATTCGGAAAATGGACGGTCCTGATTATGTTCCTTCACATCATTTCCATTTTGATCTTCACCAAAGGCTTTCTCTTAACCCGAACTGAACTTCCCCATTCCAGCCACTGCTCTGATCTTTCTCAATCTCCTTGCCATTCGtccccttcttcttcttcttgttggACCAAGCCTGCCGTTGACCGTCTCATCATCATTGTTCTCGATGCGCTGCGATTTGATTTCGTTGCTCCAAGCTCCTTTTTTGAGGAAAAACAACCTTGGATGGATAAGCTCGAAGTGTTACAGAGGATGGCTTCAGAGAATCCTTCTTCAGCTAAGATTTTTAAAGCTATTGCTGACCCACCTACTACCAGCTTGCAACGTCTGaag GGATTGACAACAGGGGCGCTCCCTACTTTTATCGATGTTGGGAATAGCTTTGGTGCTCCTGCCATTGTTGAAGACAATTTCATTAATCAG ttGATTCAAAATGGGAAGAGAGTGGTGATGATGGGAGACGATACATGGACACAGTTGTTTCCTAATCATTTTAACAAATCCTATCCATATCCTTCTTTTAATGTTAAGGATCTCAACACG GTAGATAATGGATGCATTGAACACCTACTTCCATCATTATATCAACAAGACTGGGATGTCCTTATTGCGCACTTTCTTGGTGTG GATCATGCAGGCCATATCCATGGTGTTGATTCCACTCCAATGATCGAAAAACTGGAGCAGTACAATGCAGTTTTAGAG AAAGTAATTAAAGAGCTCCAGAACCAGTCTGGACCTGGCAAGTTACATGAGAATAGTTTACTTCTTGTAATGGGTGATCATGGACAAACCTTAAACGGGGATCATGGAGGAGGAAGTCCTGAGGAG GTTGAAACATCAATATTTGCTATGAGTTTTAAAGATTTGCCTTCCCTGCCATCTGAATTTGATTCTTCATCTTGTGAG CCTAGCAAAAATATATGTATCAGCTCCATCCCACAG CTTGATTTTGCAGTAACAGTATCATCGCTGCTTGGTGTCCCCTTTCCGTTTGGAAG CATCGGGCGTGTTAATCCTGAGTTATATGCTTTAGCTGTTTGTACATGGAACTTGGATGACGATAAGACATGGAACAACCAGGGTCAAACAAAGTTGGAAGAATGGTTGCAAAATTATGCTAATGTCCTCTGCATCAATTCATGGCAG GTGAAAAGATATATTGATGTTTATTCTGCTTCATCAGTCATTGGATTTTCCTCTGAAGACCTATTCCATATATCAGATTTATACTCTAAAGCAGATGAGAATTGGTCATATACTAAGAATTTATCTTCGTACAAAAATGGAAGTTCCAACACATCATTGCCAGTTCTCAAAAGGCAAATAGTTGCCTATTCTAATTTTCTTTCTTATGTTGCTGAGCTGGCTCGTTCCAAGTGGACTGAGTTTAATTTAAAGATGATGGGCACCGGCATTGGgattatgttattatctttataTTGTCATACGCTGGCCATTAAGAAGCTGAATAAGTCCTATGGTGTCTCTCTTCTGTCATCCAGAGATTCTGGAATTTCCTTTGGGTTAATGCTTACTTTCTTTATGGTACTGATACGTGCAGGGAGTCTACTTTCAAATAGTTATATTT TGAAAGAAGGGAAAGCTGCAAATTTCCTCTTGGCCACTACTGGCATCATGACATTACGTTATTCTTTCATGAAGAACAAGATGCTCATTGAA GCAGCTATATTTCTTCTTTTGACATTCATTTTTAGGATTGCTATTGAAGTTGGTCTTTACAAGCAAGCTGCCACTTCTCAATTCATGAGTTCATCCTCTTCATGGATGCTTGGGATTTCTATAAGCCCATCGTTGTGGACATATATGGCTGAGATTGTGCCGATTCTTGCATTGATCATTTTAGGTTACTTTTTATACAAGTCCATTTCTAGCTGCTGTTGGGGAATTCCAAAATATGTTATCATGGGAACAATTTTAAGCTATTTTCTCATAGCATTGCATTGGATTTCTGAAAGCAACATATTGGATCTGGCCCATTTTCTTAAAGGATTTGGAAAAAATTCCATCCCTCGGACAGTTTATGCTATCACACTTGTTCAGCTGTCACTGTTGGCAATTGTTCCTATTTTCAGCAAGGAGGAAACTTCAAATTGCAGAGGAAGCTTGTTTGTTAAAATGATGTCTATTTTATCTGCATGTAGTTCAACAATTATTATTCTCCAAGGAAAACAAGGTGCATTGGTTGCATTAGGATCCTTGTTAGCAG GTTATTGCATGATGAGGCTTCAAGGCATAGAAAAACATACCGTCAGTGGAACTGCAGGAATTTCAATTTTGGGCCCTCTTCCTGTTTTGCAGTGGAGTCTGTTAGCTGTGTGTCTGCTTTTTGCAAGTGGTCACTG GTGTGCTTTTGATGGCCTGCGATATGGTGCTGCATTTGTCGG GTTTGACGAGTTCATTCTCATACCACAAGCAATCCTCCTTACAATCGATACATTTGGATTTTCTCACATCCTTTCTGTATTTGGACTACCTCTTTTTGTTGCATTTCCATCTCCATTCAATCAGACCGAGCACAAAAGTCTCTTTCCTATAAAGTTATTTTGG ATATTTATGGTGTATGGACTCATTTCTGCTATTACCGCCACTGCTACTATACTATGTGTCACCATCCAACGGCGGCATTTAATG GTATGGGGATTATTTGCACCCAAGTTTGTTTTTGATGTGGTGGGGCTTATCCTTACTGATCTCCTCATTTTGGTGGCATCCATTTACTACTTTGATGGAGTAGAGGATCGTATTGGCAATGCCAAATTGAGGAGGCTCTGGTAG